The following is a genomic window from Lysinibacillus sp. JNUCC-52.
TTCAATTTTCTTTATATTTTCTACACTCCCAGCAATTATATTTTCTTTGCCAGCTGGGGCAATTATTGAAAGAAAATATCTTCAAAAGGTCATGAGTTTTACTGATATAATACGATTTGTTTTAGTTGGATGTCTAGCAATAATTAACGCGATTCATTTAACACCTACTATAATTTATATATTTATCTTTGCCATTGTCCTGTGTAATGTATTTTACATCCCGGCCAATTCGTCTCTATTGCCCAAAATTGTTAAGACGGAATATTTAGCGAATGCAAATAGCTATATCCAAATCACAATGCTCTTTGCAAAAATAGGTTCTTATAGCGTCGGGGCCTGGTTGATTAAAAGTGGATTGAGTTATTCTAGTTTGCTACTTATCATAGGCTCATTTTACATTATTTCGATGACTATGATTTTAGCAGTAAAGCCATATCACAAAAATTTATCAAACAACGAACCGAAAACTATCATACAAGACGTAAAAGCTGGATTAGCTTATATTAAAGTAAATAAATTATATAGTAAGCTGTTTCAAATATTTGGTGCTGCATGGTTAGTTGGTTCATCAGTGGATCTTTATTTAATATCGTATTTAGTGGAAATATTGGAACGACCACATGAAGATTTATATATAATTACCACATATAGTTTGATTGGAATTGGTTTAGGATCTTTAATATCACCTTACTTATACAAACGAATTAATCCTAAAATAGGGCTTTATGCTTCAAGTCTATTCTTTGGTATTATTATCGCTTTATTTTCATTGAAATTACCACTATCGGTATTGTTAATAGGATTACTTATCGGTGGATTTGCACAAGGTTTATTTTTAATTTTTTTAAATACGTATTTACAAAGCAATGTAGAAGAGAAATATCTTTCACGAGTATACAGCTTATACCATTTCGTTTACACTGGAGTAAGCTTGCCAGGATATCTACTTTTCGGATACTTTATTGATCGTATCGGCATAATTAATACAGGTTTTATTATTGCAGCCTATTTAATACTAATTGCTTTAGTAACGATTTTCTACTTACCCTCTTTACGAGATAAAAAGGAAATCTTAGAAGAAAGACATTCTTAAAAAATCCAGCTATCTGTTTTTTATTGATAGCTGGATTTATATTTTTATTCGTTAATAAGCTTTTTTACATATGAATGTAAGTATTCTTCATAATTTAGAGCATGATTCAAAGATTCAACCTTATGTAATATATCTATTGATTCTTGAGCAAGTTCAAGACCTTGTTTATATTTTGTATGCATTTTGAATAAACCGAAGTAAAAATTTAGAATTGTTTTTTCTAAAATAAAGATTTCAGGTATATTTTGATTCTTTAATTCATATAAATAGGCTTCTGTTTCTTTCAACTTATTATGCTCAAGACATGTTCTAATAGTATTAAAATAGACATCAAATAAATTACGCTTGTAACTTAACATGTTTTTGAAATACATACTCTTTTTTATGACTTCTGAGGATAGCATAATTACAGTATCTATAGCTAATAAATGTAATGTATTACCATAAAGAATTATTTCATATTCTCCCCAGACTTCTACTTGCCATAAATAATCAACGAGTATTTCTAAATTTTCTTGTTTAACTTTGTTGTTAGTAAGGTCCGAAATAATTGCTTCGATCATGATACTGTTTAATTTATATGACAATACATTAGTTAATTCGAATTTAAAAATTTCATCATTTCTTAACTTATTTAAAAACTTTAAATCTCCACGTAAATAAGCTTCCTTCATGTTTATAATTAATTCTTCAAAATGCCCTACTTTAAATTCATTATGGATATAGATAAATTCTTCAAAACTTACATTAATTCGATTAAGTAACAATAATAACTTAGAAACAGTTATGCCCGTTTCATCTCTTTCAAATTTAGATAAATGAGAAACAGACATTATATCTTTTGCTGTATTATTAAGACTATAACCTTTGTGTAACCGTAACTTGCGAAAAGTATGACCTAAGTTATCCATAAAAATCACCTTTATCATATTTTAAAATAGAAATTATTGTTCAAATTGCCTCCCATTTTGTTCTTTATAAATTTCATCTTATATTGCTAGAATAAGTTCTGATTTTGCGTTTCAATATATCCCTTAATTAAAATTTTCAGAAAAAAGATGATATTATTTTTATAACCTTTATTTTCTTTTTTTCGTTAACTACATTTAGGGTAAGGTGGTGTTATCTTGAAAAAAGACATAATAAAAGTGGTATTAGTTTTTAGTATTGGTTCGATTTTAGTACTATTAGTTCCTTTTCTATTTTAGTATTTCTGTTTGACAAAGACGAAAAAACAAGAAGCATATTATTTCATGCTTCTAAGTAAACTTGACAGGCAAAATGCCACTTCTAGAGCAAAATTATAAACAATCCCAAACAATTTAACATTTGAGAAATTCTATCTTAAATTATAATTCTAAAATGCCATCAACCATTTTAAGTAAACGATCATTTATTCTATGCGTCACCATTATAATTGTTAAATCACTTCTGCTAAATAGAAAATATTCTATTTTTGCGGCAGTTTCAGTGTCCAGATTGGCCGTAATTTCGTCTAAAAGTAGTATGTTATTATTTCTCAATAAAGCCCTAGACAATGCAATTCTCTGAATTTGACCTCCAGATATTTTTTTTCCTTTTTCACCAAGGTTAGTGTCTAATCCATCTTTCGTCTCTTTTATCCAATTTATTAATTCCATATTTTCTAATACTTCTAATAACTCTTTATCCGTAAATTCATCATCTAATAATAGATTTTCACGTACTGAAGCATTAAATATATATGGTTTTTGATCAACAATCATAAGGATATCTTGAATTTGTCTACTTGTTAAATCAGAAACTTCTTCACCAAATATTTTTATTGAACCTTGATAATTTTTCAATTTTCCACTAATTATATCTAATAGAGTCGATTTTCCAGTACCACTGCCACCTATAATTAAATATTTTTTTCCATTTTCAAAAGTATAGGTGATATTTTTAATAATTTGTTTATTCATATAGTTAAATGAAAGGTTAGAGAGTTCAATAACTTTTTCTGTTTCGTATGTAAAATTTGTCTTTAATATTGGATCCTGGGTTATTTCGATTTGATTAAATTTTTCTAGGATTGGTTTAGAGCTTTTAATATTTGCAATCCAAGGACTAATATTTGCAACTGAATTAAATAAAGATGTAGAAATAGCACTAATAGCCGCGATTGAACCAATTGATATTTCTTGAATATAAGCTAAGTATCCTGCTAAAGCATACATAGAAACATTACATAGTATATTTCCTATTCCACTAACCAACGAAACTTTAGCTATTGATTTGCTGTAATTATAGTTAGCTATGCTTAAAATATATGATTGGTTCATAAATTTTTTCAAGAGTAAGTGTAATTTTTGAAAAATATACATTGTATCATATCCCGATAAATAATCTGATATATATTTTACAAACTTCTCGTTTTTTATTGTAATTGTCTTACTTTCATAATCAATTTTCTTTTTAAATATTCTAGGTATTTGCAACAATATTGCTACTTCAAAAAAAATAGCTAGGGCAATTGACCAATGAATGAAAAATAAAGAAATGCCTGCCACTAAAGCGCTAATGGAAGAAGTTAGTAATTTATAAAAAGGTTCTGTCGCTAATTTTTCAAATTGGTTGATATCATTTACTAGCCACGAAGTGTATGTCCCAATATCCCTTTTGTGGAACTCATCGTAATCAGCAGAGACCAATTTACTCATTATTTGCTGACGTAATTCTAAATTTATTTTTTGCTTAATCTCATTAACTTTAATAGATTGAAGAAAAGAAAATAATAAAAAACATGTATATGCAATTAATAACCCGAAAATTCCTACAGAAAAGTTATGAAAATCAAAAATAATTAATGAATCAATAATTCGAGCTTGAATAAAACTGGAAATGGATAAACTTATTGATATTAAAAATAATAAAGTTATTACAAATAAGTTTTGTTTTAGAAATAATTTAAAAAATTTTATACATATTTTTTCTCCTTTTAAATAATGTTTGGTTTATGTTTAAAATCTAACCTTTTGTCTAATTTTATCTTTCTAGTGAACATAACGAAATATATAGAAAATGAATATTTGAAATATAAAAAGCTATTTTCTCAGTGGTAAGTCACGAGAAAATAGCTTTTTATAAATCTAAGTACTATGTTCCTGTATACTCAGGATATGGACTTACCATATGCTCTTCTGAAAAGCTTGATAGTTCTTCTAATAACTCTACATAAGTTTTAAAAACATCAGCTTTTTTCATATGATTTCACCCACTTTCATTTAGATATATAATTATTTTATATTTCAAAAAAATTCTTTTGTCAATATAAATATCCTAAAAAATCAACACTATCTTGATTCCATTTTTTCTTTCCCGTCTGTTTTACCATAATTCTATCAATATCACGGGTACGAGTGCCTAAGGATTTAAGCTTCCTATCATGAATTGCATGCCAAGTAAAAGTATTACTAACTTTTATGAAGCCTATTTTTTCATACCATTCTTCAATTTCAGTTCCTAATAAAACAAAATCAACAGAATTGGTTTCAGCAAACTTAAGAACTTTTCTTACTAACTTTGTTCCTAATCCTTTATTTCTATATATTTTATTAACACATAAATCAATAATACCTAATACATTAATAACTTCATCACCTAGTTTCATTGCTCTATAATCTAGTCCAACTTGAGCTAGTACTTTTTCATTATCATTACATATAATAAATCTAAAATGAGGGATTTGCTTAAAATAAATCCTATTTTCAGGATATATTTCGAATGATTCTATTAGTAATTTGTGTAATTGTTCATATGTTGATTGATCTAAATTATAATCATATACATGTTTAATAATCATTAGTCCTCCAAATTTATATATGTCCTATGGGCTAACATGCTGATTTTTTCATTAAATAATTTATCAGCGTAGATTAGCGGTTCTCTCATTTCTGCGACAATAAACTTTACTTTATCAGTTTGAATAGAATTAATATTATCATATAAATTTTTTAAGGCTTCTTGGGAATCATCACTTATGCTAATTACATTTTTAAGATCTGATAATTTTGTTTTATTAGTTGTTTGTTCTCTAACTAGCCAAATGTAGTCTTCATTTGTATAGTGGTATTTGTTTTCTTCTAATTGGCTTGTAGTAGTCAGTAAAAATTTAACATTTTCTGCTAATGAATAATTTATTTCTGATTGTTCATCACTTATAGTTTTCTTTAGAATGGATTCAATATTATCTTTAGATATGATTCCATGCCTGATAATTTTATAGTTTTCACAAGATGACATATCTAAAATAGTTGATTCGATTCCGATACTTGGTTTTCCTCCATCCAAAAAGAATATGTCTGTTTGCGGAAAATAACGCTTAGTTTTCTCAATATTGGTGGAAGCTAATAGACCTGAAATATTTGCAGAAGTACCTGATATAGGGGCACCAAAATTTTCAATAACTTTCAAAGTCAAACTGTTATCAGGCATTCTAAACCCTATGTTCTTTTCCTCACTAATTGATTTTAAAATAAATGTTATTGGACCTGGCCAAAAATATTCCATTAGAAGCCTAGTATCTTCTGAAATATAAGCTAATTTACTTACCATATCAATACTAGAGACATTTAAAACAAGAGGCTTATGTATAGGTCTATTTTTGATTTTATAAAGTTTTTTTAACCCTTCAATATTTTGAGAATCCACTCCAATTCCGTAAACTGTTTCTGTAGGATAAATTAATAAATCTCCTTTTTTCAACGCAGATACAGATTTTTCAATAAGGGCTTCCTCGTTCATCCTATATTCACCCCGTATATATAATCTTGATTTACATTTAGTTTTGTAAGGTAATCTCGAACAAGATTTAAAGAACTTTTATGAGGTTTAAAATGTCCGGATTTATTATTAATTAAAGCACCTGCTATTTTATTATGCTTATCTTTAATTATTCCAATCTCCCCTGCTGCCTTTACCCTATCAGTCTTAAATTCTAATAATAAAGGATGTATCAATAATGTTTTTTTATGTGAAGTATTTATATAAGATCTCTTTACAATTAATTCTGCTGTCGATACAGGAACATCCATAATTCTAAATCTATCATATTGGTCAATGATATAAATATACCATTTATTTGAAGATAAGCTATTTAACTTATTCTTTGAATCTATGTTAATAATTAATTTTTTTATAGATTCATTTGATTCTTCAAAATCAAATTCGGATATGTAAAACCCGTCTACACTCGGTAATCTATCTCTTAATGATTCTGGCAAAGTTCTAGCATAATGAAGGCTCACTTCATTAATTAAATCATTAATTAATTCTTTGTTCTCATAATGACTTATTAAGGATCGAATTAGATGTAATTTTGTAATTAAAACAGCATTACTATGGGGGCCATATTCAATACTTACTTTATCGATAATTGACAGCAGGTCATTTTTCACTTCTAAATTCATAACCAATTCCTCCTAATCAATTTTTTATAATGTTTATATTTAGTATATGATTAAGAAGCTATATCAAGATTAAAGATATATTTTATTGTGTTGTGCACCGTCCATCTTTGGGCTGTCCCACATCAGAGGCAGAGTGAAATATACATGGAAATTGTGAGCAAATAATCCGGTGGGTAGATTTCACTGGATATTTTACCTTACATACTACTTTTCACTCTATTTTAAAACATTTTTAGATGATGTCATCTAGAATAACATTCTCTTTATATTCCTTACTTATATTTTCTACTCTTATTAATTTTAAAGACATTCTACTCACCCTCTTTGAAAATAAATCTTATTTTTACAATTAGTATAAAATGCCTTTTGCAATATGAAAAGTGTATATTTTTTGAATATTTCGTGAACGGAAATGATATTAGTTGTAGGAGGAGACATCTTGAAAACGATTAATTATTAAAATCCTAAAGTGGCAAGCTATCTATGTATGGGTGGAATATTTATAGTCTTAGGTTTTTCTCAAGGTTTAATCTTCTTTCTAATAGGGCAATTTTATGCGTTATTATTTCGAATAAAAATAATAAGAAAAGCCGATTAAAAGATTTTAGTGCATCCTTTAATTGACTTTTCTTAAACTATATATAATTAGAAAATAAACGTAATCTCCATTTCCCTATCAAAAAATTCATCTGAATCACATTTTCACCTGATTGCACTTCCCGAATAAAATGTCATGTAACAATACACTTGCTTTTAATAAAGCCATATACTGTTGGATGATTTTCTTCGTTTCGGCATCTGCGGAAATTGAAATCGAAATATCTTGTTCAACAGGTAATTGCCATTTCTTTCGAGTATCTTGAATTGTACGTATTAACTCTCTTATTTGCCCTTCCTGAAGTAAGTCGTCCGTTAAATGTGTATCAAGTAAAACACGGCAACCATTCTCTTCTGCCAATACATAATGATCCTTAACGACAGATTCTTTTACAACATGTGCTCTTAACAAAGTACTTTTTTGATTATCTAAGACTATTTCAATCTCACCTTTTAACTGTAGTGTATTTTTCTCAGCTTCACTTAATTGCATGACATAATCCTTTACTTTGTGTACATGTGGACCAAATGCTGCACCTGCTGTTTTAAAGTTGAGTTTATAATGAATTGTTTCATAAGATGAAAAATCATGTGTCCAAATACACGCTTTAATATTTAATTCATCTTGAATTATGTCGTTATACTGCTTATAGTTCTCCACTGCACCAGCTACTGATATCACCATTTCCTTTAATGGCTGTTTTACTTTGATGCCTTCTCCATTACGAATACTTCGGCCGAGTTCAACGACAGCAAGGACATTTGCCATCTCTTGTTCCAGTTGAAGGTCAAGTAATGATGCATCGGACTTTGGATAGTTTTGTAAATGTACACTTTCCCCACATAAACGTCTATACACATCATCCGCAATAAAGGGCGTAAATGGCGCTAGCAATTTACTAACAGTTGTCAATACCTCATACAGTGTGCTGAAGGCACCAGGCATACAAAAAAACCCGTCCCTTACTTGGGACGGGGTTAACCGCGAATACCACCCTAATTCTATTGAAAACCGCTCAATAGCACTCAGCAACGTACAATCATACGTGTTCTTTTTAACGGTAGACACCCGAATTAGCTTACTCATTTCAGCTAATCTTCTCAGAGAGGATCTTCATGAAACATTTGCACACCGACTTCCACCAAAATGTCGGCTCTCTGTAGAACAAAATGTAACACTACTCTTTCTCATCAACGAATTTGTATGCTTTTATTGTCACTCATCTTAACAAACTGCCATTTACTTGTCAATATTCAGACATTCTACGACGCTTTGATGAAGTGCCGTATATTGAGGACTATCAGCAGTTTGAATATAAAAACTTTTTAATAATGTTTTCCAGTTAAATCGTACTATTCGATAGTGCTGTACATCAAGCTGTTCCTTTTGAGCAGCTAACGTTGCCATCGTTTCATTTAATAATGCGATAACTTCTTGCTGCTGCAAACCTTGTTTTAGCATTGTAAAAATAGGTACTAATAGCCTTTCATCCTCATCATGAATGAATGCATAATTTGTTTGCAACATCATATTCCATAAAGGACGTAAAATATCCATAAAAGAAGATTTCTTGAATTTCGGGCTTTTCACTAATTCATCTACTGCGTCTGACGCATGTGCCACACTATGAGCCCACCCTTTTACAGGTATATAACCTCTTACATCTTTTTCAGTCAATAAATAAGTGCTGAACCTATTTGTAAGTTCATCGATTTTGTGCACTTCTATAAAATCAGCTTCATTATCTTTTGCTAATATTAGTGCGATTAGTAACAAAGTAAACGTTCTAGTAAAAACTGAATCTGAATTATCTTCTCCAATGCCTTCACATAATAAAACAGTTAAACAGTAGCCCAACATATCGCTTAATATGGCATAATCTAATAAATTTTGTTCTAAAATCATTGTATAAAAGGAACCATAGATTAATCCGTCTCGCAGTTCGCTATCTACTGAACCAATATGTGCAAGCATTGACTGAATGAGTATTTGTTGATCTGCTTGTTGCCAGGCATTACTGTCATTTAGGAATGCTTGAAGTTCACGTTTCAAATCAACTTCACTTAATAATTTTTCATGTAATATCATATGTAGTCATTTCTCCTTTTGTTTTCAACTACTTTAATCTTGATTTAAATGCCATAATTTTTCCAATGAGATGTCCGCTAATTGATAGCCATACTTGTCAACTAGCAAACGATCAATAGCGTGCCAACTCCGCTAATGGTTCAATATGCCCGTCTTGTACATCGCTTTCTGAATAAACGCTAACGGATA
Proteins encoded in this region:
- a CDS encoding ABC transporter ATP-binding protein, whose protein sequence is MCIKFFKLFLKQNLFVITLLFLISISLSISSFIQARIIDSLIIFDFHNFSVGIFGLLIAYTCFLLFSFLQSIKVNEIKQKINLELRQQIMSKLVSADYDEFHKRDIGTYTSWLVNDINQFEKLATEPFYKLLTSSISALVAGISLFFIHWSIALAIFFEVAILLQIPRIFKKKIDYESKTITIKNEKFVKYISDYLSGYDTMYIFQKLHLLLKKFMNQSYILSIANYNYSKSIAKVSLVSGIGNILCNVSMYALAGYLAYIQEISIGSIAAISAISTSLFNSVANISPWIANIKSSKPILEKFNQIEITQDPILKTNFTYETEKVIELSNLSFNYMNKQIIKNITYTFENGKKYLIIGGSGTGKSTLLDIISGKLKNYQGSIKIFGEEVSDLTSRQIQDILMIVDQKPYIFNASVRENLLLDDEFTDKELLEVLENMELINWIKETKDGLDTNLGEKGKKISGGQIQRIALSRALLRNNNILLLDEITANLDTETAAKIEYFLFSRSDLTIIMVTHRINDRLLKMVDGILEL
- a CDS encoding L-threonylcarbamoyladenylate synthase, with protein sequence MNEEALIEKSVSALKKGDLLIYPTETVYGIGVDSQNIEGLKKLYKIKNRPIHKPLVLNVSSIDMVSKLAYISEDTRLLMEYFWPGPITFILKSISEEKNIGFRMPDNSLTLKVIENFGAPISGTSANISGLLASTNIEKTKRYFPQTDIFFLDGGKPSIGIESTILDMSSCENYKIIRHGIISKDNIESILKKTISDEQSEINYSLAENVKFLLTTTSQLEENKYHYTNEDYIWLVREQTTNKTKLSDLKNVISISDDSQEALKNLYDNINSIQTDKVKFIVAEMREPLIYADKLFNEKISMLAHRTYINLED
- a CDS encoding MFS transporter; translated protein: MFKNHNFVLLFFSRFFSVFADAMLFIILLSLLGSFGINAIGLSIFFIFSTLPAIIFSLPAGAIIERKYLQKVMSFTDIIRFVLVGCLAIINAIHLTPTIIYIFIFAIVLCNVFYIPANSSLLPKIVKTEYLANANSYIQITMLFAKIGSYSVGAWLIKSGLSYSSLLLIIGSFYIISMTMILAVKPYHKNLSNNEPKTIIQDVKAGLAYIKVNKLYSKLFQIFGAAWLVGSSVDLYLISYLVEILERPHEDLYIITTYSLIGIGLGSLISPYLYKRINPKIGLYASSLFFGIIIALFSLKLPLSVLLIGLLIGGFAQGLFLIFLNTYLQSNVEEKYLSRVYSLYHFVYTGVSLPGYLLFGYFIDRIGIINTGFIIAAYLILIALVTIFYLPSLRDKKEILEERHS
- a CDS encoding DUF5915 domain-containing protein translates to MELGWYSRLTPSQVRDGFFCMPGAFSTLYEVLTTVSKLLAPFTPFIADDVYRRLCGESVHLQNYPKSDASLLDLQLEQEMANVLAVVELGRSIRNGEGIKVKQPLKEMVISVAGAVENYKQYNDIIQDELNIKACIWTHDFSSYETIHYKLNFKTAGAAFGPHVHKVKDYVMQLSEAEKNTLQLKGEIEIVLDNQKSTLLRAHVVKESVVKDHYVLAEENGCRVLLDTHLTDDLLQEGQIRELIRTIQDTRKKWQLPVEQDISISISADAETKKIIQQYMALLKASVLLHDILFGKCNQVKM
- a CDS encoding GNAT family N-acetyltransferase; this encodes MIIKHVYDYNLDQSTYEQLHKLLIESFEIYPENRIYFKQIPHFRFIICNDNEKVLAQVGLDYRAMKLGDEVINVLGIIDLCVNKIYRNKGLGTKLVRKVLKFAETNSVDFVLLGTEIEEWYEKIGFIKVSNTFTWHAIHDRKLKSLGTRTRDIDRIMVKQTGKKKWNQDSVDFLGYLY
- a CDS encoding helix-turn-helix domain-containing protein — protein: MDNLGHTFRKLRLHKGYSLNNTAKDIMSVSHLSKFERDETGITVSKLLLLLNRINVSFEEFIYIHNEFKVGHFEELIINMKEAYLRGDLKFLNKLRNDEIFKFELTNVLSYKLNSIMIEAIISDLTNNKVKQENLEILVDYLWQVEVWGEYEIILYGNTLHLLAIDTVIMLSSEVIKKSMYFKNMLSYKRNLFDVYFNTIRTCLEHNKLKETEAYLYELKNQNIPEIFILEKTILNFYFGLFKMHTKYKQGLELAQESIDILHKVESLNHALNYEEYLHSYVKKLINE
- a CDS encoding DUF2785 domain-containing protein → MILHEKLLSEVDLKRELQAFLNDSNAWQQADQQILIQSMLAHIGSVDSELRDGLIYGSFYTMILEQNLLDYAILSDMLGYCLTVLLCEGIGEDNSDSVFTRTFTLLLIALILAKDNEADFIEVHKIDELTNRFSTYLLTEKDVRGYIPVKGWAHSVAHASDAVDELVKSPKFKKSSFMDILRPLWNMMLQTNYAFIHDEDERLLVPIFTMLKQGLQQQEVIALLNETMATLAAQKEQLDVQHYRIVRFNWKTLLKSFYIQTADSPQYTALHQSVVECLNIDK